One segment of Salvelinus alpinus chromosome 1, SLU_Salpinus.1, whole genome shotgun sequence DNA contains the following:
- the ube2g1a gene encoding ubiquitin-conjugating enzyme E2 G1a — protein MTEPQAALLLRRQLAELNKNPVEGFSAGLIDDNDLYRWEVLIIGPPDTCYEGGVFKAHLTFPKDYPLRPPKMKFITDLWHPNVDKNGDVCISILHEPGEDKYGYEKPEERWLPIHTVETIMISVISMLADPNGDSPANVDAAKEWREDRHGEFKRKVARCVRKSQETAFE, from the exons AGCTGAATAAGAACCCAGTGGAAGGATTCTCAGCAGGCTTGATAGACGATAATGACCTCTACAGATGGGAAGTCTTAATCATCGGCCCACCAGACACATGCTA TGAAGGCGGTGTGTTTAAAGCACATCTCACGTTTCCCAAAGACTACCCTCTCAGGCCACCTAAAATGAAATTTATCACAGATTTATGGCACCCTAATG TTGACAAGAATGGTGACGTATGTATATCTATTTTGCACGAGCCTGGTGAAGATAAGTACGGCTATGAGAAGCCTGAGGAGCGCTGGCTGCCCATCCACACAGTGGAAACCATTATGATTAGTGTTATTTCCATGTTGGCGGACCCTAACGGAGACTCGCCTGCCAATGTTGACGCTGCA AAAGAGTGGAGGGAAGACCGACATGGGGAATTCAAAAGGAAAGTGGCCCGTTGTGTAAGAAAGAGCCAAGAGACTGCCTTTGAGTGA